CAAAATGCGTgaaacaaaagagataaaataagCAAATGATTTCCAATCTTGTAGTCCTTAGCTTACCCTGAATTTTGTTCTAGCCCCCCAAAGGACAAATGTCTCGTTACATGTATGATGCCTGTGGTTTCCCCTCATAGCACCAGGTTGAATTTCTCCAATATGAACAGAAGCACAGGTCACTGCTCCACCTACAAGAATAACGAAATGATCACTGTAATGAACGTGGGCTTCACTTGGAAATCACAATGCCGTAAAACAAGAAATTGGAATTCGATAACTGATTGAGTATGAAGCACTTATAGGATTAATAAACAACTGGGTTTGAGATTTAGTAGCAGCGGGTAGAATTGCATGCGGTTTCAAGCTCAAAGAAATGAACAGAGGCgtataatttaaaactcaGATAAGTCATAATAGCCGAATTCAGCGCaaactaaatgaaatatttatgaacTAAAATCATAAGCAAGGACGATGGAAGTACCAGTAATGCCAGAACCAAGAGCGAGAGAAATAGGGTCGAGTAGCCAGCCCCTGTTGTCCTTGGCAATCGGGGAAGGAAATCCAGAATTGAAACGAACGAGGTTGGCCTTGAGATCATCGTCCCTGCTCCAGGAATCAGTAGCCTGGTGATACCGAGAGGAGAATTGAGAAGAAGAGTGCTGAATTCTAAGAAAAATCCAAGTGAGTAAGAGGAAAACAGAGAGAAGGAAAGGGAAGGCGTGAGGCTTCTTCAGAAAGTTCTTCAGATGCGAGAATGATAAGGCTAACGAGAGCGAAAGGCTTCGGGCTTGGGATTGGCTGTGAAATGGACTCTCTAAGCTTTGAGGATTGGTGGAAGATGAGAATGAAATGGAGTTCCTTCTAGGGTTCGCCATTGTCGTCTTCTCTGACAAAGCTTCGCATAGTAACCACTGCCCAAGTGACCCCTATCaaattctctctcttcctaTTCTTTTCGCGACAACGATTCTATGTCTTCATAAgattatcaatttatttttccttattcttcttcatccttATCTTTCTTCCACTTAATCTCCCTCTTTTTTCCTCTCAATCCttcttattaataataattgacCTTCACACTTTAACTCCATTTccaataacttttttttctccctattttaatttgtttcaatGTTATTATCTTCAATATTATACTTACAatatcaactttaaaaaattgatataatttctttcacaTGTAACacattaataaattcattgacACGAAAAGCTTGCATATAAAcctttcaaaattaacatCGTATTTACGAAAACTAGAGGTGTAAGAATATGGGTTGAACTCGTATAATCCGGACTACCAAGCTATATTATAAGGgttgggttaaaaaaaattgaattttttctgTTGGATTGCAAGGTTGAAAAATTCTGTTCAACCCAACTCAATCtgaattatataatataatataatatttatttaataaaataaaataaaaaattaggtcCACCTTTCCTTCTTGATTTTTCTCTTCCATCTCACTCTCACCTCATTCCCCCATCTTCTCACTCACAATTTCCATTTACGACTCCTCTTCGGTCTTCTTCAGTCTTCTTCATCATTAGATTTTATCTTCGTCGTTTCCTCTCTCCCTCTTCAATCTTCTTTGATCATCTTCGTCGTCTCCGTCAAATCTCATCTTTCCCGTTAGAAAGcataaacgaaaaaaaaaataacaattcaaCCTaatccaacccatattttatgggttgggttggaaaCTAAATTCTGGTTATTCAAGTTGCCAACCCAAATAGCCCAAAAATATAGGTTGGGTTGAAAATGTCCTCCAACCCAACGCAACCTGATTACACCCCAAACGAAAACTAATGAAACAtgttttttgataaaaaatttaaatttcagtaaattaaaaatatgaatatttgtgtattggaTCTACAATAcgaatttagaaaaaaaaaaatccaaaagtacgaatttaaataataataatttttgatATTGGACTTAcaacatcaattttaaaaaaattgatataatttctTTCGCACGTAAtgcatcaattaatttattggaaTAGAAAGCTTGCCTACAAAACGATCAAAATTGACCTcgtatttaagaaaactaatgaaacatgtttttcgataaaaattttaaattttgataaattaaaaatacgaatatttgtgtattggatctacaatacaattttttaaaaacaaatacaagagtacgaatttaaaaaaaaaaaaaaatctcgaTATTGCACTTACaacatcaatttttaaaacaatagatataatttctttcacaCGTAAAGCATCAATTAATTTACTGGCACAGGAAGTTTGCATACAAAACGTTCAAAATTGACATCGTATTTACGAAAACTAATTGAACATGTTTtcctataaattaaaaaaaaaaacgatacaaatttgagaaatatattttaaacaaataataaaaataataataataatagaatttatttgtgtattggatttaataaaaacaaaaaacaaaaaaaaaaacttatgtacaaatgacaaaaaaaataatatttcacttttattaTAGATTAGGCTCACagtacaaataaaaaaaatatttatacaaaatcaacaaaaaaaaattaatacatattttttttttgtgtgtattaGGGTTACggtacaaattaaataaaaatgtgattttattaccgtttttattatattggcTTTCCtatacaaacaaaagaaagaagtttacacaaatacaaaaaatattatcacattttCTAGTTTGTATTGGGTTTacatagtaaaaaaaaacaaacaacaatttcatatccatgaaaaaaaattaattcaatttttttctcaattggaGTTAGGTGCAAAAAAAGTttacacaaatgaaaaaaaaacaataaaatcttTTGGTCATAATCACGCGTACATAATCCTTCCACCAAACaagtattataataatataatcttcTCGTAATCATTTCCCAAacaaagattataataatcttttcCTCCACttaatcttttcttctttctatattctttttctcatttatttctttgcTTCCCCCAAACGGCTTATAAGGTTTCAAAACATACACTTTAGTtccatatttataaaatgattataaatagTCTCTGACCTAACTTTCACCTAACAGAATGTTATCGTCCCCGAGTTTATAAAATGATTGTAAATGGTCCATACAATAATATGTCCAATTCatttaattacatgaaaaaaaatgtatgggttagaaaatgtattaaaattttatcctattaaaaacataataataagcaaaatcaaaattatttaccttatattaaaaaaatttaaactagaTTTTCTCTAACCACATTTTCTATCTCTCTGTATTCTCTTTGCCAAAATAGTTCCAGTCGTCTACTCCACTTtgcataaatattttcatctccCGTCCTAATATGGTACACAAATTGAAACTGTTAATATCTTGTAGATAAATTTAGGCTCTCCAAGTTTAGAGAATTCATTCTCAATAAATCACAATgcacaataataaaaagaatggaCTATGTCTCCAATACATGTAATGTTCCCTTCTTCTAATACAAGTGAAAATAGCAAGGCAACATACAAATATTGCTATTAAGACAAATTGAACGGCAAAAACCCTAACCAGAGGACTAAGagtttgaaagttttaaaaaatgttgttggTTTATATTTTCTCCAAGCTGACACCACTCAAACTCTTTCTTATCTCTGTCCGACTATCAATTCGATTTTTCTGTGTTATCATGTTCACTTTCAATCATTTTAATCTCACTGAATTAAACTCATAAATACTCTAAACATGTTAATTAGGGTTTGTTTGGAttactttagaaaaaaaaatatttttaattggaatgctttggataaaaaaatggtttaaaataaaattctttttagtGTTTGGCAAATCTTTTAGCGATGGTG
This is a stretch of genomic DNA from Cucumis sativus cultivar 9930 chromosome 4, Cucumber_9930_V3, whole genome shotgun sequence. It encodes these proteins:
- the LOC101212156 gene encoding uncharacterized protein LOC101212156 — translated: MANPRRNSISFSSSTNPQSLESPFHSQSQARSLSLSLALSFSHLKNFLKKPHAFPFLLSVFLLLTWIFLRIQHSSSQFSSRYHQATDSWSRDDDLKANLVRFNSGFPSPIAKDNRGWLLDPISLALGSGITGGAVTCASVHIGEIQPGAMRGNHRHHTCNETFVLWGARTKFRLENNNVGDKGYAEVIIGADEVAIAASPRGTAHALINMDPVRTTLFLGCQDGSINYNSSTSDFKVWKDL